From the Deltaproteobacteria bacterium genome, the window GGAACCTTGGGTGCAACAGAAAGTAGATTAAACGTGACGATAAACAACTTGCAGGTAGCCAGGGAGAACTTCGCGTCAGCAGAAAGCCAGATTAGGGACGTGGACGTTGCTGGAGAGGCAGCTGAGTTAACACGTCTAAACATTCTACAGCAAGCTGGTGCCGCTGTTCTTGCTCAGGCTAATCAACAGCCAGCACTCGCACTGACGCTATTAGGATAATAATAGTAAATAGTTAGCTGCAAAAAATGGACTGGGTGTGGAGTAGCTCTCTCGAGCTACTCCACACCACCGTTTTCTAACCCCTGGCTCTTTTCCAATTGAAAACACTAGCGAACTCAGGTAAACTCCAGCAAATCTGTATCTGCTGAAGAATGAGCTTGCTCGATATCCTAAAATTCTCGAGATTAGTATCTCGGATAAGCGCGCCACAGATACTGCTCTAAAACAGATTAAAGCGTTAGCAAAACCAAGCATGGAAGACAAAAAGAGCCCGCAGCCAGATGTTGAAGCTATAATGGCTCGCATTCGCGGTGAAGTGAGAGAACGGCTACTTCACGATTCTACATCATTTGATGCCGTGAACAGAAATGTGCCAATTAAAAAGGTTGGCAGGTCAGCGGTATCGCCTTTGCTGTATTCCGAGGAATTAAACTACTTAAATGCCAATTGGCAGCATTGGACTTCTACAGCGGCAGTAACGTCGCATCGAAAGCTACTTGGTCCGCTAATCGTTCGCATAAAGCGTTTCTTAATCGATGCGATTTGGAATTATATCTTAAAGGATTATTTTGAAAGAGAACGCAAGTTTAACATGCATTTAGTACGCTTTCTTAACGAATCCGCGCGTTATGTGGATACCCGCGATGCGGAGATTTTTTCCCAAGTGATTGAGAAAATAGATTGCGACGTTGCCGGTCTAATCGAAAGAAGCGATAGAGTGTACGACGAGGCTAGAAGTACATTGGCTCGCATAGAAAACGAGTTATTGACAAAGATTGACGGCTTAGAAACGGATAGGGACATATTAGTTGAGGTAGCGAGTAAAATACAAAAGGATATTGGCGAACTTGCGGAGCTCGTAAAAACTCTTAACTTGTCTACCATTTTGCATCCAGAGTCTTCGTCAATAGGTAGTTTTCAGCATCTGGGAGAGATAGGTGTTAGAGGTGGTAATTTAGATGCGATCGGCATGGATTTACTTTCTCGAAACGGCGGTGTGCTCGGGAATGATAATGGGTATGACAATGATAGCTTAGCAGTTGCGTCGACTTTTGAGTTGGTCGAAAAGTCAGATGAGGAGCGATTGAAAGGCTACGCGCAACTTTTTGCCGGGGCGGATGGTGCGATTTGTAATCTCGGTTGTGGTCGAGGCGACTTCTTGGAGATACTTAGAAATTTAAACGTTCCAGCATTTGGAGTTGAAACGCGTAAGCGACTGGTAGAAGTTTGTGTCAGTAAAGGTTTGGAGGTCGTAATGGACGAACCTCTTAGTTATCTTTCAAGTTTACCCGATGGTTCAATTGGGGGAATTTTTTCGAGTTATTGGATAGAGCACTTCGATTCCTGCCGATTATTGGATCTATTGAAGCTTATTTCGAAGAAGGTAAAGCCCGGGGGGCTCGTTATTATCGAAACGGTTAA encodes:
- a CDS encoding methyltransferase domain-containing protein, with the protein product MEDKKSPQPDVEAIMARIRGEVRERLLHDSTSFDAVNRNVPIKKVGRSAVSPLLYSEELNYLNANWQHWTSTAAVTSHRKLLGPLIVRIKRFLIDAIWNYILKDYFERERKFNMHLVRFLNESARYVDTRDAEIFSQVIEKIDCDVAGLIERSDRVYDEARSTLARIENELLTKIDGLETDRDILVEVASKIQKDIGELAELVKTLNLSTILHPESSSIGSFQHLGEIGVRGGNLDAIGMDLLSRNGGVLGNDNGYDNDSLAVASTFELVEKSDEERLKGYAQLFAGADGAICNLGCGRGDFLEILRNLNVPAFGVETRKRLVEVCVSKGLEVVMDEPLSYLSSLPDGSIGGIFSSYWIEHFDSCRLLDLLKLISKKVKPGGLVIIETVNPLSLITFVSCLTNSIRKISPIHPNTLRRLMELNGMVTEEVVMEVPVEDAMRLKTVEIVDALPARWKTLLSVLNGNVEKLNSLLFGHCAYCVVSRVHSVRSLSSSKVLGAATSASSPSRDLASVEIPAKAVS